The DNA region TGCCTATCAGGAGCAGGTACGCCAGTCACGACGAGCTGATGCTCAAGCGGTGTTGCTGGAAGCGGCACAGTTCATGGAGCGCTTCTTTACGCAAAACAGCCAGTATCATCAGACTCGCGATGCTGTACCCGTCGCGGTCGCTCTGCCGGCAGGTTTGACACAGTCACCCAAGGATGGGGGTACCGCCCGATACGCCATTACAATCGCAGCTGTTGCTGCAAATACCTTTACTCTCCAGGCAACGCCGGTTAGTGATCCGGCATGCGGGAATTTGACCGTGAATCAGGCGGGCACAAAAGCGGCATCGGGACCTCTCGGAACCAATCAGTGTTGGCGGCGCTAGCCTGGTAGCGGACAGATCGATCTTCAGCGTAGTTCCGCAGGCAGCGGAAAATGGATGTCCTCGCTAAATTTCCTAGGTGACGGAACGAGCGTGGCGCCCAAGCTCTGCAGTTTTTCAACCACCGATTCGACGATCTCCTCTGGCGCGGAGGCCCCCGCGGTGACACCCACAAGTTGCCGATTCCTGATCCAGCTTGCATCCAATGCATCGGGGCCGTCAATCAGATAGGCTTCGACGCGGTGTTTTTCCGCCAGCTCTCGCAGGCGGTTGGAGTTCGAGCTATTGGCCGATCCGACTACGATGATCAGGTCGCATCCGGAGCTCAGCGCCTTGACAGCATCTTGCCGATTCTGGGTGGCGTAACAGATATCATCATT from Pseudomonadota bacterium includes:
- a CDS encoding type IV pilin protein; its protein translation is MNRVKAGFTLIELMIVVAIVGILAAIAFPAYQEQVRQSRRADAQAVLLEAAQFMERFFTQNSQYHQTRDAVPVAVALPAGLTQSPKDGGTARYAITIAAVAANTFTLQATPVSDPACGNLTVNQAGTKAASGPLGTNQCWRR